One window of the Aquila chrysaetos chrysaetos chromosome 8, bAquChr1.4, whole genome shotgun sequence genome contains the following:
- the LAYN gene encoding layilin isoform X3: MLAAAALCAAALGWAAGARLLSAMDISLRRGQTVCRGGTQQPCYKVVYFHDASRRISYEEAHLACRADGGHLVSIETEAEQRLIEKFIESLLASDGDFWIGLRRKKEEVDNSTECQNLYSWSDGSSSKFRNWYVDEPSCGSEICVVMYHQPSAPPGVGGPYMFQWNDDRCNMKNNFICKYSLDVATEPLNPVFPEERRKKDANVTVVEAKEPVQSLAYILIPSIPVLLLLMVVTAIFWFWLFAKRRQEQIDASPKEEDAWLSNPRRNSPNLDIYKVIKKQSEADLAGTRPGAKNSSFRTQEDKVLDSLSRDYDNAAMNTSMSGFVTLASTESGFVTNDIYELCGDRVGRSKESGWVENEIYGY; encoded by the exons ATGCTGGCGGCCGCGGCCCTGTGCGCTGCCGcgctgggctgggctgcgggGGCACGGCTGCTCAGCG CAATGGACATATCCCTGAGAAGAG gACAGACAGTTTGCCGGGGTGGAACACAGCAACCATGCTACAAAGTAGTTTATTTTCATGACGCTTCACGCAGGATCAGCTATGAAGAAGCACACCTTGCCTGCAGAGCTGATGGCGGACATCTAGTCAGtattgaaacagaagcagagcaaaGACTGATTGAAAAATTTATTGAGAGTCTCTTAGCTTCTGATGGAGATTTTTGGATAGGGcttaggaggaaaaaggaggaggtaGACAATAGTACAGAGTGTCAGAACCTCTACTCCTGGTCAGATGGCAGCTCATCCAAGTTCCG gAACTGGTATGTAGATGAGCCATCCTGTGGGAGTGAAATCTGTGTTGTGATGTACCACCAGCCATCTGCCCCACCAGGTGTCGGAGGTCCTTACATGTTTCAATGGAATGATGACAGAtgcaacatgaaaaataacttcatttgcAAATATTCTCTTG ATGTTGCAACAGAGCCCTTGAATCCAGTATTCCCAGAAGAACGCCGTAAGAAAGATGCTAATGTAACAGTTGTAGAAGCCAAAG AACCTGTTCAGAGTCTTGCCTACATCCTTATTCCCAGCattcctgtgctgcttctcctgatGGTCGTTACAGCCATCTTCTGGTTCTGGCTTTTTGCGAAGAG GAGACAGGAGCAAATAGATGCAAGCCCAAAGGAGGAAGATGCATGGCTGTCTAACCCCAGGAGGAACAGTCCAAATCTGGATATTTACAAAGTAATCAAGAAGCAATCAGAAGCAGATCTGGCTGGAACCAGGCCTGGTGCTAAGAATTCTTCCTTCCGTACACAGGAAGATAAAGTGCTTGACAGCCTCTCCAGGGATTATGACAATGCAGCAATGAATACATCAATGAGCGGCTTTGTGACATTGGCCAGTACTGAAAGTGGCTTTGTGACCAATGATATCTATGAGCTGTGTGGAGACCGTGTGGGGAGGAGCAAGGAAtcaggctgggtggagaatgaGATTTATGGGTATTAA
- the LAYN gene encoding layilin isoform X2, with product MLAAAALCAAALGWAAGARLLSGQTVCRGGTQQPCYKVVYFHDASRRISYEEAHLACRADGGHLVSIETEAEQRLIEKFIESLLASDGDFWIGLRRKKEEVDNSTECQNLYSWSDGSSSKFRNWYVDEPSCGSEICVVMYHQPSAPPGVGGPYMFQWNDDRCNMKNNFICKYSLEKPTNAPIENSQRDVATEPLNPVFPEERRKKDANVTVVEAKEPVQSLAYILIPSIPVLLLLMVVTAIFWFWLFAKRRQEQIDASPKEEDAWLSNPRRNSPNLDIYKVIKKQSEADLAGTRPGAKNSSFRTQEDKVLDSLSRDYDNAAMNTSMSGFVTLASTESGFVTNDIYELCGDRVGRSKESGWVENEIYGY from the exons ATGCTGGCGGCCGCGGCCCTGTGCGCTGCCGcgctgggctgggctgcgggGGCACGGCTGCTCAGCG gACAGACAGTTTGCCGGGGTGGAACACAGCAACCATGCTACAAAGTAGTTTATTTTCATGACGCTTCACGCAGGATCAGCTATGAAGAAGCACACCTTGCCTGCAGAGCTGATGGCGGACATCTAGTCAGtattgaaacagaagcagagcaaaGACTGATTGAAAAATTTATTGAGAGTCTCTTAGCTTCTGATGGAGATTTTTGGATAGGGcttaggaggaaaaaggaggaggtaGACAATAGTACAGAGTGTCAGAACCTCTACTCCTGGTCAGATGGCAGCTCATCCAAGTTCCG gAACTGGTATGTAGATGAGCCATCCTGTGGGAGTGAAATCTGTGTTGTGATGTACCACCAGCCATCTGCCCCACCAGGTGTCGGAGGTCCTTACATGTTTCAATGGAATGATGACAGAtgcaacatgaaaaataacttcatttgcAAATATTCTCTTG agaagCCAACGAATGCTCCAATAGAGAATTCTCAAAGAG ATGTTGCAACAGAGCCCTTGAATCCAGTATTCCCAGAAGAACGCCGTAAGAAAGATGCTAATGTAACAGTTGTAGAAGCCAAAG AACCTGTTCAGAGTCTTGCCTACATCCTTATTCCCAGCattcctgtgctgcttctcctgatGGTCGTTACAGCCATCTTCTGGTTCTGGCTTTTTGCGAAGAG GAGACAGGAGCAAATAGATGCAAGCCCAAAGGAGGAAGATGCATGGCTGTCTAACCCCAGGAGGAACAGTCCAAATCTGGATATTTACAAAGTAATCAAGAAGCAATCAGAAGCAGATCTGGCTGGAACCAGGCCTGGTGCTAAGAATTCTTCCTTCCGTACACAGGAAGATAAAGTGCTTGACAGCCTCTCCAGGGATTATGACAATGCAGCAATGAATACATCAATGAGCGGCTTTGTGACATTGGCCAGTACTGAAAGTGGCTTTGTGACCAATGATATCTATGAGCTGTGTGGAGACCGTGTGGGGAGGAGCAAGGAAtcaggctgggtggagaatgaGATTTATGGGTATTAA
- the LAYN gene encoding layilin isoform X1 — translation MLAAAALCAAALGWAAGARLLSAMDISLRRGQTVCRGGTQQPCYKVVYFHDASRRISYEEAHLACRADGGHLVSIETEAEQRLIEKFIESLLASDGDFWIGLRRKKEEVDNSTECQNLYSWSDGSSSKFRNWYVDEPSCGSEICVVMYHQPSAPPGVGGPYMFQWNDDRCNMKNNFICKYSLEKPTNAPIENSQRDVATEPLNPVFPEERRKKDANVTVVEAKEPVQSLAYILIPSIPVLLLLMVVTAIFWFWLFAKRRQEQIDASPKEEDAWLSNPRRNSPNLDIYKVIKKQSEADLAGTRPGAKNSSFRTQEDKVLDSLSRDYDNAAMNTSMSGFVTLASTESGFVTNDIYELCGDRVGRSKESGWVENEIYGY, via the exons ATGCTGGCGGCCGCGGCCCTGTGCGCTGCCGcgctgggctgggctgcgggGGCACGGCTGCTCAGCG CAATGGACATATCCCTGAGAAGAG gACAGACAGTTTGCCGGGGTGGAACACAGCAACCATGCTACAAAGTAGTTTATTTTCATGACGCTTCACGCAGGATCAGCTATGAAGAAGCACACCTTGCCTGCAGAGCTGATGGCGGACATCTAGTCAGtattgaaacagaagcagagcaaaGACTGATTGAAAAATTTATTGAGAGTCTCTTAGCTTCTGATGGAGATTTTTGGATAGGGcttaggaggaaaaaggaggaggtaGACAATAGTACAGAGTGTCAGAACCTCTACTCCTGGTCAGATGGCAGCTCATCCAAGTTCCG gAACTGGTATGTAGATGAGCCATCCTGTGGGAGTGAAATCTGTGTTGTGATGTACCACCAGCCATCTGCCCCACCAGGTGTCGGAGGTCCTTACATGTTTCAATGGAATGATGACAGAtgcaacatgaaaaataacttcatttgcAAATATTCTCTTG agaagCCAACGAATGCTCCAATAGAGAATTCTCAAAGAG ATGTTGCAACAGAGCCCTTGAATCCAGTATTCCCAGAAGAACGCCGTAAGAAAGATGCTAATGTAACAGTTGTAGAAGCCAAAG AACCTGTTCAGAGTCTTGCCTACATCCTTATTCCCAGCattcctgtgctgcttctcctgatGGTCGTTACAGCCATCTTCTGGTTCTGGCTTTTTGCGAAGAG GAGACAGGAGCAAATAGATGCAAGCCCAAAGGAGGAAGATGCATGGCTGTCTAACCCCAGGAGGAACAGTCCAAATCTGGATATTTACAAAGTAATCAAGAAGCAATCAGAAGCAGATCTGGCTGGAACCAGGCCTGGTGCTAAGAATTCTTCCTTCCGTACACAGGAAGATAAAGTGCTTGACAGCCTCTCCAGGGATTATGACAATGCAGCAATGAATACATCAATGAGCGGCTTTGTGACATTGGCCAGTACTGAAAGTGGCTTTGTGACCAATGATATCTATGAGCTGTGTGGAGACCGTGTGGGGAGGAGCAAGGAAtcaggctgggtggagaatgaGATTTATGGGTATTAA
- the LAYN gene encoding layilin isoform X4 encodes MSFTIAMDISLRRGQTVCRGGTQQPCYKVVYFHDASRRISYEEAHLACRADGGHLVSIETEAEQRLIEKFIESLLASDGDFWIGLRRKKEEVDNSTECQNLYSWSDGSSSKFRNWYVDEPSCGSEICVVMYHQPSAPPGVGGPYMFQWNDDRCNMKNNFICKYSLEKPTNAPIENSQRDVATEPLNPVFPEERRKKDANVTVVEAKEPVQSLAYILIPSIPVLLLLMVVTAIFWFWLFAKRRQEQIDASPKEEDAWLSNPRRNSPNLDIYKVIKKQSEADLAGTRPGAKNSSFRTQEDKVLDSLSRDYDNAAMNTSMSGFVTLASTESGFVTNDIYELCGDRVGRSKESGWVENEIYGY; translated from the exons ATGTCTTTCACAATAGCAATGGACATATCCCTGAGAAGAG gACAGACAGTTTGCCGGGGTGGAACACAGCAACCATGCTACAAAGTAGTTTATTTTCATGACGCTTCACGCAGGATCAGCTATGAAGAAGCACACCTTGCCTGCAGAGCTGATGGCGGACATCTAGTCAGtattgaaacagaagcagagcaaaGACTGATTGAAAAATTTATTGAGAGTCTCTTAGCTTCTGATGGAGATTTTTGGATAGGGcttaggaggaaaaaggaggaggtaGACAATAGTACAGAGTGTCAGAACCTCTACTCCTGGTCAGATGGCAGCTCATCCAAGTTCCG gAACTGGTATGTAGATGAGCCATCCTGTGGGAGTGAAATCTGTGTTGTGATGTACCACCAGCCATCTGCCCCACCAGGTGTCGGAGGTCCTTACATGTTTCAATGGAATGATGACAGAtgcaacatgaaaaataacttcatttgcAAATATTCTCTTG agaagCCAACGAATGCTCCAATAGAGAATTCTCAAAGAG ATGTTGCAACAGAGCCCTTGAATCCAGTATTCCCAGAAGAACGCCGTAAGAAAGATGCTAATGTAACAGTTGTAGAAGCCAAAG AACCTGTTCAGAGTCTTGCCTACATCCTTATTCCCAGCattcctgtgctgcttctcctgatGGTCGTTACAGCCATCTTCTGGTTCTGGCTTTTTGCGAAGAG GAGACAGGAGCAAATAGATGCAAGCCCAAAGGAGGAAGATGCATGGCTGTCTAACCCCAGGAGGAACAGTCCAAATCTGGATATTTACAAAGTAATCAAGAAGCAATCAGAAGCAGATCTGGCTGGAACCAGGCCTGGTGCTAAGAATTCTTCCTTCCGTACACAGGAAGATAAAGTGCTTGACAGCCTCTCCAGGGATTATGACAATGCAGCAATGAATACATCAATGAGCGGCTTTGTGACATTGGCCAGTACTGAAAGTGGCTTTGTGACCAATGATATCTATGAGCTGTGTGGAGACCGTGTGGGGAGGAGCAAGGAAtcaggctgggtggagaatgaGATTTATGGGTATTAA